Proteins from a genomic interval of Rosa chinensis cultivar Old Blush chromosome 2, RchiOBHm-V2, whole genome shotgun sequence:
- the LOC112187786 gene encoding vacuolar protein 8: protein MQSATSPLQTLLDLINETLSLILRTSLTVRSFAGRWQPLRTKLASLQTSVADISDSPHWAENPLLYTLLPNLLSTLQRLKALADQCNDTSFTGGKLHMQSDLDMAAASLTNQLRDLDLLLRSGVLHQSNAIVLSHPGPGSDKENLSFFIRDLFTRLQIGGVEFKKKALESLLQLLEDDDKAATLVAKEGNVAYLIHLLDFHNQPWVREQAASAVSLLAASNDESRKAVFEEGGLGPLLRLLESGTTTLKEKAAIAVEALTADPENAWAVSAYGGVSVLIESIRSGTPATQTHSVGAIRNVADVEEIKAALGEEGAVPVLLQLLLSGTITAQEKSANCLAILASTDEYFRALIIQERGLQRLMHLIQDLLSSETLEHVLRAIASLSASEPCARVLSSSTLFLIQLAEFIKQGNSILQQISVSLLSNLSISISDGNKRAISSCMGSLVKLMESPKPVGLQESASQALVSLLTVRSNRKELVRDEKSVMRLIQMLDPRNEAVSHKFPVMLISAILAGGSQGCRKRLAVAGAHPHLQKLAEMEVAGAKKALQRLSGNRLKTIFSLTWRE, encoded by the coding sequence ATGCAGAGCGCCACCTCCCCCCTCCAAACCCTCCTCGACCTCATCAACGAGACCCTCTCCCTCATCCTCCGCACCTCCCTCACCGTCCGCTCCTTCGCCGGCCGCTGGCAGCCCCTCCGCACGAAGCTCGCCTCCCTCCAGACCTCCGTCGCCGACATCTCCGACTCCCCCCACTGGGCCGAGAACCCCCTCCTCTACACTCTCCTCCCCAACCTCCTCTCCACTCTCCAGCGCCTCAAGGCCCTCGCCGACCAATGCAACGACACGTCGTTCACCGGCGGGAAGCTCCACATGCAGAGCGACCTCGACATGGCCGCCGCGTCCCTCACCAACCAGCTCCGCGACCTCGACCTGCTGCTCAGATCTGGCGTGCTCCACCAGTCAAACGCCATCGTTTTGTCGCACCCGGGTCCCGGGTCGGATAAAGAGAATCTCAGCTTCTTTATCCGGGACCTCTTCACGCGTCTGCAAATCGGCGGCGTCGAGTTCAAGAAGAAGGCTCTCGAGTCTCTGCTTCAGCTTCTCGAAGACGACGACAAGGCCGCGACCCTCGTCGCCAAAGAAGGAAACGTCGCCTATTTGATTCACCTTCTCGATTTCCACAACCAGCCTTGGGTCCGAGAACAGGCCGCCTCCGCCGTCTCGCTCCTCGCCGCCTCAAACGACGAGTCGCGCAAGGCGGTGTTCGAAGAAGGGGGTTTAGGCCCGTTGCTGAGACTGCTCGAATCCGGGACTACCACATTGAAAGAGAAAGCGGCAATCGCCGTCGAGGCGCTCACCGCCGACCCGGAAAACGCCTGGGCCGTTTCAGCCTACGGCGGCGTCTCGGTCTTGATCGAATCCATTCGATCCGGGACTCCGGCGACGCAGACCCACTCGGTCGGCGCCATTAGAAACGTGGCTGACGTGGAGGAGATCAAGGCGGCTTTAGGAGAAGAAGGGGCTGTGCCAGTGCTACTCCAATTGCTCCTCTCCGGCACCATCACCGCCCAAGAGAAATCGGCCAATTGCTTAGCGATTTTAGCCTCAACCGATGAGTATTTCCGAGCTTTGATCATCCAAGAACGCGGCCTGCAGAGATTGATGCATTTGATCCAGGACTTACTGAGCTCGGAGACGTTGGAACACGTGCTCCGAGCCATCGCTTCGCTTTCGGCATCAGAGCCCTGCGCTCGAGTCCTGTCATCTTCAACCTTGTTCCTAATTCAATTGGCCGAGTTCATAAAGCAGGGTAACTCAATCCTCCAGCAAATCTCAGTTTCTTTGCTTTCGAATCTGTCAATTAGTATCAGCGATGGGAATAAGCGAGCCATCAGTAGCTGTATGGGGTCATTGGTCAAGCTCATGGAGTCGCCAAAACCGGTGGGGCTACAAGAATCGGCGTCGCAAGCTCTTGTTTCGCTGTTGACGGTCCGGTCGAACCGGAAAGAGTTGGTTAGGGACGAGAAGAGCGTGATGAGGCTGATTCAGATGTTGGATCCCAGAAACGAAGCAGTGAGCCACAAGTTTCCGGTGATGCTAATCTCGGCGATACTCGCCGGAGGAAGCCAGGGATGCAGGAAGAGGCTCGCGGTGGCCGGAGCTCACCCACATTTACAGAAGCTAGCGGAGATGGAGGTCGCCGGAGCCAAGAAGGCGTTGCAGAGACTCTCCGGCAATAGGCTAAAGACCATTTTCTCCCTGACTTGGAGGGAATAA
- the LOC112190393 gene encoding 1-aminocyclopropane-1-carboxylate oxidase, translating to MENFPVINLEKLNGEERKATMETIKDACENWGFFELVNHGLPIELLDTVEKMTKGHYKNCLEQRFKDLVASKGLEAVNSEVKDMDWESTFYLKHLPHSNISEVPDLEDLYRKVMKEFALKLEKLAEELLDLFCENLGLEKGYLKKVFYGSQGSPTFGTKVSNYPPCPTPDLIKGLRSHTDAGGIILLFQDDKVSGLQLLKDGKWVDVPPMRHSIVINLGDQLEVITNGKYKSVEHRVIAQTDGTRMSIASFYNPGSDAVIYPAPSLVEKEAEEKNQVYPKFVFDDYMKLYAALKFEAKEPRFEAMKTVEANPSLAAIATA from the exons atggagaactTCCCAGTCATCAACTTGGAGAAACTCAACGGTGAGGAGAGAAAAGCTACAATGGAAACCATCAAAGATGCCTGTGAGAACTGGGGTTTCTTTGAG CTGGTGAATCATGGGCTACCCATTGAGCTTCTGGACACAGTGGAGAAGATGACGAAAGGCCACTACAAGAATTGTTTGGAGCAAAGATTTAAGGACCTGGTGGCCAGCAAAGGCCTTGAGGCAGTTAACTCTGAGGTCAAAGACATGGACTGGGAGAGCACCTTCTACCTGAAGCACCTTCCCCACTCAAACATCTCAGAAGTCCCAGATCTCGAGGACTTGTACAGGAAGGTCATGAAGGAGTTTGCTCTGAAACTGGAGAAGCTAGCGGAGGAGCTCTTGGACTTGTTCTGTGAGAATCTTGGACTGGAAAAAGGTTACCTCAAGAAGGTCTTCTATGGTTCACAGGGTAGTCCTACCTTTGGCACCAAGGTCAGCAACTACCCTCCGTGCCCCACCCCGGACCTCATCAAGGGTCTCCGGTCCCACACCGACGCCGGCGGCATCATCCTTCTCTTCCAGGATGACAAGGTCAGTGGCCTTCAGCTCCTCAAGGACGGTAAATGGGTTGATGTGCCCCCAATGCGCCACTCCATTGTCATCAACCTTGGTGACCAACTTGAG gtgattACTAATGGGAAGTACAAGAGTGTGGAGCACAGAGTGATTGCCCAGACAGATGGCACCAGAATGTCAATAGCTTCATTCTACAACCCTGGAAGTGATGCAGTTATCTACCCAGCACCATCTCTGGTGGAGAAAGAAGCAGAGGAGAAGAATCAAGTGTACCCGAAATTCGTTTTCGATGACTACATGAAGCTCTATGCAGCCCTCAAGTTCGAGGCCAAGGAACCCAGATTTGAAGCCATGAAAACAGTTGAAGCCAATCCCAGTTTGGCTGCAATTGCCACAGCTTAA
- the LOC112188233 gene encoding uncharacterized protein LOC112188233, producing the protein MVNKPWRIIPRPLLETVLNNHAHHHRVPQPLVLHGPRGVGKTTLILDRLLGEWNQGPHLTGYVDFAESIKDHHPQFNHSFPWASWANCPPPTLSDCTTKLETCLESMAHRGVQLGAITSHHVFSTLCKWHCLNNSLRRVIQGTKASNNAVSEKVSSSVLWDRAVFALSARCDGEEIDGVLGLSGTKKKSLSLEEASYYREAVVALKLAKEVIQLQHSWRANAIAHLNRTGGFSRSLANSCTDWPCLLLELLSQAAEIDHFQPKLVINNIEVLKNAILLDESSSVSGSMYHDSLIWRIIALGANERCLPLVLVTSDSYYSYRAYMDFGFPDIFISREIFGWNPQEAKLHMVTDYFSHSEWLIIAEVLGPNPRHLFELYALKQGNYYQKLVDNKDGTFEDIVDSYLAYLQITVVNPAMERALGFLQKFAVDAHRGKISKDRLRFGAPWRHPPPTDEPTLRTDWAKVQLMDFVQSFVNTEFGVNYLADCSLEIFDDPSAVALVEVGLLYAQRDPSIIRPISRAIQRCLVRWLVQERLKMGFRESLQYLWQRIIRGRSYRHLMLQVGYK; encoded by the exons atggtgaacaAACCCTGGAGGATCATCCCCAGGCCATTGTTAGAAACAGTCCTCAACAACCACGCTCACCACCACCGCGTTCCCCAGCCTCTCGTCCTCCACGGCCCCCGCGGCGTCGGCAAGACCACCCTCATCCTCGACC GTCTGCTGGGCGAGTGGAACCAAGGCCCCCACCTCACTGGCTACGTCGACTTCGCCGAGTCCATCAAAGACCACCACCCCCAGTTCAATCACTCCTTTCCTTGGGCTTCATGGGCCAATTGCCCACCTCCCACTTTGTCCGATTGCACAACCAAACTCGAAACCTGCCTCGAATCCATGGCTCACAGGGGCGTCCAGCTCGGCGCCATTACCTCCCACCACGTCTTCTCTACCCTTTGCAAATGGCACTGTCTCAACAACTCTCTTCGCCGAGTTATTCAGGGCACTAAGGCTTCCAACAATGCGGTTTCCGAAAAGGTTTCCAGCTCGGTTCTCTGGGATCGTGCGGTCTTCGCATTGAGTGCTAGGTGTGATGGTGAAGAGATTGATGGGGTTTTAGGGTTGAGTGGTACGAAGAAGAAGAGTTTGTCACTGGAGGAGGCTTCGTATTATAGGGAGGCCGTCGTGGCATTGAAATTGGCAAAGGAGGTGATTCAGTTGCAGCATAGCTGGAGGGCTAATGCCATTGCGCATTTGAATCGGACAGGTGGGTTTTCGAGGTCTCTAGCGAATTCGTGTACTGATTGGCCTTGTTTGTTGTTGGAGTTGTTGTCACAAGCTGCTGAAATTGACCATTTTCAG CCTAAGCTGGTAATAAACAATATCGAAGTTCTGAAGAATGCAATTCTGTTAGATGAGAGTTCATCAGTCAGTGGATCGATGTACCATGACAGCCTAATATGGAGAATAATTGCTTTAGGTGCAAATGAGAGGTGCTTGCCTCTTGTACTTGTGACATCGGATAG TTACTATTCGTACCGAGCTTACATGGATTTTGGATTTCCAGACATATTCATCTCTCGTGAG ATCTTTGGCTGGAATCCCCAAGAAGCCAAACTGCATATGGTTACTGATTACTTCAGTCATTCAGAG TGGTTGATAATTGCCGAGGTGCTTGGCCCAAACCCACGGCACCTATTCGAGCTATATGCACTCAAGCAGGGCAATTACTATCAGAA GTTGGTGGATAACAAAGATGGCACATTTGAGGACATTGTGGATTCATATTTAGCATATTTGCAA ATTACTGTAGTCAATCCTGCCATGGAGAGAGCATTGGGGTTTCTGCAAAAGTTTGCTGTTGATGCACACAGGGGAAAGATATCAAAAGATAGACTGCGCTTTGGTGCACCTTGGAGACATCCTCCACCAACTGATGAACCCACATTGCGCACTGATTGGGCAAAGGTCCAGCTGATGGATTTTGTGCAGTCTTTCGTCAATACAGAATTTGGA GTTAATTATCTAGCTGATTGTAGCCTGGAGATCTTCGATGATCCATCTGCTGTTGCATTAGTGGAG GTTGGTTTGCTCTATGCTCAACGGGATCCATCCATCATTCGCCCCATATCTAGAGCTATTCAACGGTGTCTTGTAAGATG GCTTGTCCAAGAGAGATTAAAGATGGGTTTCCGGGAATCACTCCAGTATTTGTGGCAGCGTATTATACGTGGCCGTAGCTATCGTCATTTAATGCTACAAGTAGGCTATAAGTAG